Proteins encoded by one window of Pseudonocardia sp. HH130629-09:
- a CDS encoding dihydrolipoyl dehydrogenase family protein — protein sequence MSEQSYDVVVIGAGPVGENAAGYAVDAGLSTALVEAELLGGECSYWACIPSKALLRTPQAVADARRLPGVRAEFDPVKVLERRTGFTSDWDDSGQVQWAEGAGVTVLRGRGRLAGTRRVVVTAADGTETEVTARHAVVVATGSVPVVPHVAGLDTVEYWGSREATSVKEVPRRLGVLGGGVVGCEMALAHARLGARVTLFNHGDRVLPSTEPQASERVAAGLREAGVDLRLGTGLDEVRRAGDATVLRGGGDEVEVDRLLVATGRRPATDGLDLDSVGVGLGRRGEIVVDDSGLAAGDWLYAVGDVNGRAPLTHQGKYQDRIAAHAIAARAAGRPLDDAAWGEDAATADHHAVPQVVFTDPEVAWVGRTAAVARAEGLDVRVVDMDIAVAGSSLTADDWSGRVIAVVDPQREVLLGVTFVGPGVAELLHAATIAVVGEVPLSRLWHAVPAFPTISEVWLRLLENYRA from the coding sequence ATGAGCGAGCAGAGCTACGACGTCGTCGTGATCGGAGCGGGCCCGGTCGGTGAGAACGCCGCCGGCTACGCGGTGGACGCCGGCCTGTCCACGGCGCTGGTGGAGGCCGAGCTGCTCGGCGGGGAGTGCTCGTACTGGGCCTGCATCCCGTCGAAGGCACTGCTGCGCACCCCGCAGGCCGTCGCCGACGCCCGGCGGCTGCCCGGGGTGCGGGCCGAGTTCGACCCGGTGAAGGTCCTCGAACGCCGCACGGGCTTCACCTCCGACTGGGACGACAGCGGCCAGGTGCAGTGGGCCGAGGGTGCCGGGGTCACCGTGCTGCGTGGCCGGGGGCGGCTGGCCGGGACCAGGCGCGTCGTCGTGACCGCGGCCGACGGCACCGAGACCGAGGTGACCGCGCGCCACGCCGTCGTCGTCGCGACCGGCAGCGTGCCGGTCGTCCCGCACGTCGCTGGGCTGGACACGGTCGAGTACTGGGGCTCGCGCGAGGCGACCTCGGTGAAGGAGGTCCCGCGCCGGCTCGGGGTGCTCGGCGGCGGTGTCGTCGGCTGCGAGATGGCATTGGCCCACGCCCGGCTGGGCGCCCGGGTCACGCTGTTCAACCACGGCGACCGGGTGCTGCCCAGTACCGAGCCGCAGGCCTCCGAACGGGTCGCAGCCGGGCTGCGGGAGGCCGGCGTCGACCTGCGGCTGGGCACCGGCCTGGACGAGGTGCGCCGGGCCGGGGACGCGACGGTGCTGCGCGGGGGCGGGGACGAGGTCGAGGTGGACCGGCTGCTCGTCGCGACCGGGCGCCGTCCGGCGACCGACGGGCTGGACCTGGACTCGGTCGGGGTGGGCCTCGGGCGGCGCGGCGAGATCGTCGTCGACGACTCGGGGCTGGCCGCCGGGGACTGGCTCTACGCCGTCGGCGATGTCAACGGGCGGGCCCCGCTCACCCACCAGGGCAAGTACCAGGACCGGATCGCCGCGCACGCGATCGCCGCGCGCGCCGCGGGCCGTCCGCTCGACGACGCCGCGTGGGGCGAGGACGCGGCGACCGCCGACCACCACGCGGTGCCCCAGGTCGTGTTCACCGACCCCGAGGTCGCCTGGGTCGGCCGGACGGCGGCGGTCGCCCGCGCCGAGGGACTCGACGTGCGGGTGGTCGACATGGACATCGCCGTCGCCGGGTCCTCGCTCACCGCGGACGACTGGTCCGGCCGGGTGATCGCCGTCGTCGACCCGCAGCGCGAGGTGCTGCTCGGGGTCACCTTCGTCGGGCCCGGGGTCGCCGAGCTGCTGCATGCGGCGACGATCGCGGTGGTCGGCGAGGTGCCGCTGTCCCGGCTGTGGCACGCCGTGCCGGCATTCCCCACGATCAGCGAGGTGTGGCTGCGGCTGCTGGAGAACTACCGCGCGTAG
- a CDS encoding DUF6474 family protein, with product MGLLRRKPSAGERAAAATREAAVDASERVQSATVQTLEYTRETADKAAEKLHRRAVKARKKAEAASRRAEKAGRRAARSTRRAVGEGTATANSLLSSADLKARSADRKVAKSAAKADASARKAEAKAAHAAEKGRLKSDTLAAKQAERERRAREWNAKKVQRYLGMAKVLAPLLAPYAMAAAGSLRHRLDDHRSRRLGVSPDELGGYSGPGGRLHARLSRIARTITELREDGTVDRDQAAKRFADETEPRLHDLAAAVRAAENMPAARRKAAFRTVSADLDRLEVRLLDHLGVRS from the coding sequence GAGGCGGCGGTCGACGCGTCGGAACGGGTGCAGTCGGCCACGGTCCAGACCCTCGAGTACACCCGCGAGACCGCCGACAAGGCCGCCGAGAAGCTGCACCGGCGCGCGGTGAAGGCCCGCAAGAAGGCCGAGGCGGCGTCACGACGGGCGGAGAAGGCCGGCCGCAGGGCCGCACGCAGCACGCGTCGCGCCGTCGGGGAGGGCACCGCCACCGCGAACAGCCTGCTGAGCTCGGCCGACCTCAAGGCCCGCTCGGCCGACCGGAAGGTCGCCAAGTCGGCCGCGAAGGCCGACGCGAGCGCCCGCAAGGCCGAGGCCAAGGCCGCGCACGCCGCGGAGAAGGGCAGGCTCAAGAGCGACACGCTGGCCGCGAAGCAGGCCGAGCGCGAGCGCAGGGCCCGCGAGTGGAACGCCAAGAAGGTCCAGCGCTACCTGGGCATGGCCAAGGTCCTCGCGCCGCTGCTGGCGCCGTACGCGATGGCCGCGGCCGGGTCGCTGCGTCACCGCCTCGACGACCACCGCTCCCGGCGCCTCGGCGTGTCCCCGGACGAGCTGGGCGGCTACTCCGGCCCCGGCGGCCGGCTGCACGCGCGGCTGTCCCGGATCGCGCGCACCATCACCGAGCTGCGCGAGGACGGGACCGTCGACCGCGACCAGGCCGCCAAGCGGTTCGCCGACGAGACCGAGCCGCGGCTGCACGACCTCGCCGCCGCCGTCCGGGCCGCGGAGAACATGCCCGCCGCCCGCCGCAAGGCCGCCTTCCGCACGGTGTCGGCCGACCTGGACCGCCTCGAGGTCCGCCTGCTCGACCACCTGGGCGTCCGCTCCTGA
- a CDS encoding amidohydrolase family protein — protein sequence MYEKDGEKYFIVDSHSHFWDASRENWVEGREQYAKGWIDCFYGYHQLGPPETHWDWEHYLKVSQDDFERDVFIEGHVDHSIFQSTYLKEWYKNGFNTADQNAALLEKWGDRIIVNGRFDPRDGDEGMKEFEADCAKYRHKGVKLYTAEWNGSSRGYKLTDPECYRFLERAQELGIKNIHVHKGPTIWPLDKDAFDVADVDHAATDFQGLNFIVEHVGLPRIEDFCFMAVQEPNVYAGLSVVVGGLMHARPKFFAKVMGELLFWVGEDKMTFGSDYNIWTPKWQVEGLVDWQMPDDDQFADYPRLTTASKKKILGLNAAKLYDIEVPADCRLPDTTADEPMAPGEELVDNTAGAQA from the coding sequence ATGTACGAGAAGGACGGCGAGAAGTACTTCATCGTCGACTCCCACAGCCACTTCTGGGACGCCTCCAGGGAGAACTGGGTCGAGGGTCGCGAGCAGTACGCCAAGGGCTGGATCGACTGCTTCTACGGCTACCACCAGCTCGGCCCGCCCGAGACCCACTGGGACTGGGAGCACTACCTCAAGGTCTCGCAGGACGACTTCGAGCGCGACGTCTTCATCGAGGGCCACGTCGACCACTCGATCTTCCAGTCGACGTACCTCAAGGAGTGGTACAAGAACGGCTTCAACACCGCCGACCAGAACGCGGCGCTGCTGGAGAAATGGGGCGACCGGATCATCGTCAACGGGCGTTTCGACCCGCGTGACGGCGACGAGGGTATGAAGGAGTTCGAGGCGGACTGCGCGAAGTACCGGCACAAGGGCGTGAAGCTCTACACCGCGGAGTGGAACGGCAGCTCCCGCGGCTACAAGCTCACCGACCCGGAGTGCTACCGCTTCCTGGAGCGGGCCCAGGAGCTGGGCATCAAGAACATCCACGTCCACAAGGGCCCGACGATCTGGCCGCTGGACAAGGACGCGTTCGACGTCGCCGACGTCGACCACGCGGCCACCGACTTCCAGGGCCTGAACTTCATCGTCGAGCACGTCGGCCTGCCGCGCATCGAGGACTTCTGCTTCATGGCGGTGCAGGAGCCCAACGTCTACGCCGGTCTGTCGGTCGTCGTCGGCGGCCTGATGCACGCCCGTCCGAAGTTCTTCGCCAAGGTGATGGGCGAGCTGCTGTTCTGGGTCGGCGAGGACAAGATGACCTTCGGCAGCGACTACAACATCTGGACGCCGAAGTGGCAGGTCGAGGGCCTGGTCGACTGGCAGATGCCCGACGACGACCAGTTCGCCGACTACCCGCGCCTCACCACCGCGTCGAAGAAGAAGATCCTCGGCCTCAACGCGGCGAAGCTCTACGACATCGAGGTCCCGGCCGACTGCCGGCTGCCCGACACCACCGCCGACGAGCCCATGGCACCGGGCGAGGAGCTCGTCGACAACACAGCGGGGGCGCAGGCGTGA
- a CDS encoding DUF4442 domain-containing protein produces MADDASWVAGAMTQAVPWVTTAGITFGAITTDRVEAFLPDRSDQHNHVGGPHAAVMFGLGETASGAVGLAAFASAGDRAVPLVVRSEIRYLKLAKGDLRAEAVLTRPAGEVLAELDAGNCPEFTVDVTITDAQGVQTGAMTIVWTLKPTKR; encoded by the coding sequence ATGGCTGATGACGCGAGCTGGGTCGCCGGTGCGATGACGCAGGCGGTGCCGTGGGTGACCACCGCCGGGATCACCTTCGGGGCGATCACCACCGACCGGGTCGAGGCGTTCCTCCCCGACCGCTCCGACCAGCACAACCACGTCGGCGGGCCGCACGCCGCGGTGATGTTCGGACTGGGCGAGACCGCCTCCGGCGCGGTCGGCCTGGCCGCGTTCGCCTCGGCCGGGGACCGCGCCGTACCGCTGGTCGTGCGCTCGGAGATCCGCTACCTCAAGCTCGCCAAGGGCGACCTGCGGGCCGAGGCCGTGCTGACCCGCCCGGCCGGTGAGGTGCTCGCCGAGCTCGACGCCGGGAACTGCCCGGAGTTCACCGTCGACGTCACCATCACCGACGCCCAGGGTGTGCAGACCGGCGCCATGACGATCGTCTGGACGCTCAAGCCGACCAAGCGGTGA
- a CDS encoding NAD(P)-dependent alcohol dehydrogenase, protein MKAVRVHAYKQDPQIDEIEEPTIQGPLDVIVKIGGAGVCRTDLHIIDGDWADIQNPDLPYVIGHENAGWVHAVGDGVTNVKVGDTVILHPQPSCGLCTMCRYGRDMQCTGDAFFPGLSNDDGGMAEYLRTTARSCVKLNPDTNPADVAALADAGITAYHAVRKAVPFLYPGTTAVVQGAGGLGHIGIQALAALTATKIIVVDRNPDALELAKQIGAEETVVADGNQVEVVQELTGGGATVVFDFVAEQGAENDAWAMTGPAGYNFVLGYGGTLSAPTLDFVAGEKNVIGNIVGTYNDLAELMVLAQAGKVTLHTVQYKLDQALEALHDLDAGKVRGRAILVP, encoded by the coding sequence GTGAAGGCCGTGCGGGTGCACGCGTACAAGCAGGACCCCCAGATCGACGAGATCGAGGAACCGACGATCCAGGGTCCGCTCGACGTCATCGTCAAGATCGGCGGTGCCGGCGTGTGCCGCACCGACCTCCACATCATCGACGGGGACTGGGCCGACATCCAGAACCCCGACCTGCCCTACGTGATCGGCCACGAGAACGCGGGCTGGGTGCACGCGGTCGGCGACGGCGTCACCAACGTCAAGGTCGGCGACACCGTCATCCTGCACCCGCAGCCGTCGTGCGGACTGTGCACCATGTGCCGCTACGGGCGCGACATGCAGTGCACCGGGGACGCGTTCTTCCCCGGCCTGTCGAACGACGACGGCGGCATGGCCGAGTACCTGCGCACCACCGCGCGGTCCTGCGTGAAGCTGAACCCGGACACCAACCCGGCCGACGTCGCCGCGCTCGCCGACGCGGGCATCACGGCCTACCACGCGGTCCGCAAGGCGGTGCCGTTCCTCTACCCGGGCACCACCGCGGTCGTGCAGGGCGCGGGCGGGCTGGGCCACATCGGCATCCAGGCCCTCGCCGCGCTGACCGCCACCAAGATCATCGTCGTGGACCGGAACCCGGACGCACTGGAGCTGGCGAAGCAGATCGGCGCCGAGGAGACGGTCGTCGCCGACGGCAACCAGGTCGAGGTGGTCCAGGAGCTCACCGGTGGCGGCGCCACGGTGGTCTTCGACTTCGTCGCCGAGCAGGGCGCGGAGAACGACGCCTGGGCGATGACCGGCCCGGCCGGCTACAACTTCGTCCTCGGCTACGGCGGCACCCTGTCCGCCCCCACGCTGGACTTCGTCGCCGGCGAGAAGAACGTCATCGGCAACATCGTCGGCACCTACAACGACCTGGCCGAGCTCATGGTCCTGGCCCAGGCCGGGAAGGTCACCCTGCACACCGTCCAGTACAAGCTCGACCAGGCACTGGAGGCGCTGCACGACCTGGACGCGGGCAAGGTCCGCGGCCGGGCGATCCTCGTTCCCTGA
- a CDS encoding NAD(P)H-binding protein, which translates to MDVVIAGGHGQIALRLSTLLAGQGHTVRSIVRNPDHTDDVTATGASVVVADLEEVAAGDLAAHLTGADAVVFAAGAGPDSGVARKETVDRDGATLLADAAATAGIRRYVLVSSPGVDAEPDPERGEVWAAYIRAKKAAEVAIRADGRLDATILRPGRLTNDPGTGRVTLAPPPVPYGEVTRDDSAATVAALLAAPGTAGTTLELRGGDTELGDAVTALG; encoded by the coding sequence ATGGACGTGGTCATCGCCGGAGGACACGGACAGATCGCGCTGCGACTGTCCACCCTGCTCGCCGGGCAGGGACACACGGTGCGCTCGATCGTGCGCAACCCCGACCACACCGACGACGTGACGGCCACCGGCGCGTCCGTGGTCGTCGCCGACCTGGAGGAGGTCGCCGCCGGGGACCTGGCGGCGCACCTGACCGGTGCCGACGCCGTCGTCTTCGCGGCGGGGGCCGGGCCGGACAGCGGCGTGGCCCGCAAGGAGACCGTCGACCGCGACGGCGCCACCCTGCTCGCCGACGCGGCCGCGACCGCCGGGATCCGCCGCTACGTGCTCGTCTCCTCGCCCGGGGTGGACGCCGAGCCCGACCCCGAGCGCGGCGAGGTGTGGGCGGCCTACATCCGCGCGAAGAAGGCCGCCGAGGTCGCGATCCGCGCCGACGGGCGTCTCGACGCGACGATCCTGCGTCCCGGGAGGCTCACGAACGACCCGGGCACCGGGCGCGTCACCCTGGCCCCGCCGCCGGTGCCCTACGGTGAGGTGACCCGCGACGACTCCGCCGCGACCGTCGCCGCGCTGCTGGCCGCTCCGGGCACCGCGGGCACGACGCTGGAGCTGCGCGGGGGCGACACCGAGCTGGGCGACGCCGTCACCGCCCTGGGGTGA